From the genome of Sulfurihydrogenibium sp., one region includes:
- a CDS encoding helix-turn-helix domain-containing protein → MKISDNIKSARIGKGLTIKELSSLAGVSIDIIEKIENDEDFALKDPYGRLYAKKLCQFLQLDCNLPSETVEINLIKEKNHNFSQKLSKFLPHLFAGFILIAFIYANANLNKNPTFQVNPVQHKEETKQVTITSENQDNKITYIVLKADDEVWITATIDGEKTIFNIKKDEEKTLYFENKIVFETVGNADKLKIIFGDQEVRISDREIIHNVFVDSEGIFYNGYNVLRGAPKI, encoded by the coding sequence ATGAAAATATCCGATAATATTAAATCGGCAAGAATAGGGAAAGGATTAACTATAAAAGAGCTATCTTCTTTAGCAGGAGTTAGCATAGATATAATAGAAAAAATAGAAAATGATGAAGACTTTGCTTTAAAAGACCCATACGGAAGATTGTATGCAAAAAAGCTTTGCCAGTTTTTACAGCTTGACTGTAATCTTCCATCCGAAACAGTAGAAATAAATTTAATAAAAGAGAAAAATCACAACTTTTCTCAAAAATTATCAAAATTTTTGCCACATCTATTTGCAGGTTTTATATTGATAGCATTCATTTATGCAAATGCAAATCTTAATAAAAATCCTACTTTTCAAGTAAATCCTGTTCAGCATAAAGAAGAAACAAAACAAGTCACAATTACGTCGGAAAATCAAGATAATAAAATAACTTATATAGTTTTAAAAGCAGATGATGAAGTATGGATTACAGCCACAATAGACGGAGAAAAAACTATCTTTAACATCAAAAAAGATGAAGAAAAGACTCTTTATTTTGAAAATAAGATAGTATTTGAAACTGTAGGAAATGCTGATAAATTAAAAATTATCTTCGGAGACCAAGAAGTAAGGATTTCTGATAGAGAAATTATCCATAACGTATTTGTTGATTCAGAAGGTATATTCTACAATGGGTACAACGTGTTAAGAGGTGCTCCAAAGATTTGA
- a CDS encoding N-glycosylase/DNA lyase, producing the protein MIPPKEAILKAISEVKPYVDQRISQFKSLKEKGLTIFDFKPFVDIKAYEADIFSEACFCILTANFKAEVGIKIQAEVGIEGFKNYSLEELYNILKKHGHRFAMQRAERIVNLRPLESFLQEIRYYDDGKKAREELVKKVKGYGYKEASHFLRNIGFEDVAIIDRHISRFLFENNLVKPRKTMTKNLYLESESALENLCQELNLTQAELDLYIFYIKTKKVLK; encoded by the coding sequence TTGATTCCACCAAAAGAAGCTATTTTAAAAGCTATATCTGAAGTTAAACCATACGTAGACCAAAGAATAAGTCAGTTTAAATCTCTAAAAGAAAAAGGCTTAACTATCTTTGACTTTAAACCTTTTGTTGATATTAAAGCCTACGAAGCAGATATTTTTTCTGAAGCTTGCTTTTGTATCCTGACAGCCAATTTTAAAGCAGAAGTAGGAATAAAGATTCAAGCAGAGGTTGGCATTGAAGGATTTAAAAATTATTCTTTAGAAGAGCTTTATAACATCCTTAAAAAGCATGGGCATAGGTTTGCAATGCAGAGAGCAGAAAGAATAGTAAATCTAAGACCACTTGAAAGCTTTTTGCAGGAGATTAGATATTACGATGATGGCAAAAAGGCAAGAGAAGAGCTTGTTAAAAAAGTTAAAGGCTATGGATACAAAGAAGCATCACATTTTTTAAGAAACATAGGATTTGAAGATGTAGCAATCATAGACAGACATATATCAAGATTTTTATTTGAAAACAATCTTGTAAAGCCAAGAAAAACAATGACAAAAAATTTATACTTAGAATCAGAATCAGCCTTAGAAAACCTCTGCCAAGAGTTAAATCTAACACAAGCAGAGCTTGATTTATATATTTTTTATATCAAAACAAAGAAAGTTTTAAAATGA
- the hemC gene encoding hydroxymethylbilane synthase, which yields MKIRIGTRKSQLALWQANYIADRLREIHGIEVELVKITTQGDKILDVPLAKIGGKGLFVKEIEDALLRNEIDIAVHSLKDVPTVLPEGLELIAITEREDPRDAFLSIRYENIYQLPENAVIGTSSLRRKSQIMKIRKDLQIKDLRGNVDTRIRKLEEGQYDAIILAYAGLKRLGLDSKVKYIFSPDEMIPAVCQGFLAIEGRSDDERIKNLIKPLNHYESYLKATAERSFLKTLEGGCQVPLGAYCEIKENSFVITGFIADLEGKEYYQEKMIEQIKENPQEQAIILGKTLAEKLLNEGGKQILTKIYGK from the coding sequence ATGAAAATAAGAATTGGAACAAGGAAAAGTCAATTAGCTTTATGGCAAGCAAATTATATTGCAGATAGACTGAGAGAAATTCACGGCATAGAAGTTGAGCTTGTTAAAATCACTACTCAGGGAGATAAAATCTTAGATGTTCCACTTGCAAAGATAGGCGGAAAAGGATTATTTGTAAAAGAGATAGAAGATGCACTTCTTAGAAATGAAATAGATATTGCGGTTCACTCATTAAAAGATGTGCCAACAGTACTACCGGAGGGATTAGAGCTTATAGCAATTACAGAAAGAGAAGACCCAAGGGATGCCTTTTTATCTATAAGGTATGAAAACATCTACCAGCTTCCGGAAAACGCAGTTATTGGCACAAGTAGCTTAAGAAGAAAATCACAAATAATGAAAATCAGAAAAGATTTACAAATAAAAGATTTAAGAGGAAATGTTGACACAAGAATAAGAAAGCTTGAAGAAGGGCAGTATGACGCAATCATCCTTGCCTATGCAGGGCTAAAAAGACTTGGTCTTGATAGTAAAGTCAAATACATATTTTCTCCGGACGAGATGATACCGGCAGTTTGCCAAGGCTTTCTTGCCATAGAAGGAAGGTCTGATGATGAAAGAATAAAAAATTTAATAAAACCTTTAAACCATTATGAAAGCTATTTAAAAGCAACCGCAGAAAGAAGCTTTCTAAAAACGTTGGAAGGTGGATGCCAAGTTCCACTTGGTGCATACTGTGAGATTAAAGAAAACAGCTTTGTAATCACAGGCTTCATTGCAGACTTGGAAGGAAAAGAATATTATCAAGAAAAAATGATAGAGCAAATAAAAGAAAATCCACAAGAGCAGGCTATCATTCTTGGAAAAACCTTAGCAGAAAAACTTTTAAACGAGGGTGGTAAACAAATTCTAACCAAAATTTATGGAAAATGA